A genomic segment from Polyangium mundeleinium encodes:
- a CDS encoding ATP-binding response regulator yields the protein MAESDTGGKDETARGRGSSQEASRGPLADKESLRIDVEQALRRPTDRDLAGVLHEVSNALTVVLGWIDRARGEIDSLPTVEDALAIAASRARHARQIVRRAIGADVPDDAPASVATILAEAAKGCEPEAKRGGVELRTSLDPALEAAHLPGTSVILQILTNLLLNAVAVSPSRGAVLLDATLDGPDDVVFGVTDEGPGVPVERRANLLDAGVTTRAGGAGIGLRYAAALARESGGSLLLVRAEPSARFELRWPRRPSSPPAPPHSNRKPAMVLAGQRILVVEDDDAVFDLLEAALAARGATIVHVRRRAELAGALKTGRVDAALCDLSPFGADVHGALDEIRETNPSVRIVLISGNVRDLSGLPASFEVKAVRKPFEIGEIVAVLTA from the coding sequence GTGGCGGAGTCCGACACCGGTGGTAAGGACGAGACGGCGCGCGGACGAGGGTCATCGCAGGAGGCGAGCCGCGGGCCCTTGGCCGACAAAGAGAGCCTGCGGATCGACGTCGAGCAGGCGTTGCGACGCCCGACCGATCGAGACCTCGCGGGCGTCCTCCATGAGGTCTCGAACGCGCTCACCGTGGTGCTTGGATGGATCGATCGCGCGCGTGGCGAGATCGACTCTCTCCCCACCGTCGAGGACGCGCTCGCCATCGCGGCATCACGCGCGCGTCACGCAAGGCAGATCGTTCGTCGCGCCATCGGCGCCGACGTACCGGACGATGCGCCCGCGTCGGTCGCGACGATCCTCGCCGAGGCGGCGAAGGGCTGCGAGCCCGAGGCCAAGCGTGGCGGCGTCGAGCTCCGCACCTCGCTCGACCCTGCGCTCGAAGCTGCGCACCTGCCGGGCACCTCCGTCATCTTGCAGATCCTCACGAACCTCCTGCTGAACGCCGTCGCCGTCTCGCCATCGCGTGGCGCCGTGCTCCTCGACGCGACGCTCGACGGACCTGACGACGTCGTCTTCGGCGTGACCGACGAAGGCCCCGGCGTGCCTGTCGAGCGCCGCGCGAACTTGCTCGACGCGGGCGTCACCACGCGCGCGGGCGGCGCGGGCATCGGCCTTCGTTACGCGGCGGCGCTCGCGCGCGAGTCGGGTGGTTCGCTCTTGCTCGTGCGGGCCGAACCTTCGGCGCGGTTCGAGCTGCGCTGGCCTCGCCGTCCTTCCTCGCCGCCTGCGCCGCCGCACTCGAACCGCAAGCCGGCGATGGTCCTTGCGGGCCAACGTATCCTCGTCGTCGAGGACGACGACGCCGTCTTCGATCTGCTCGAAGCGGCGCTCGCGGCGCGTGGCGCGACCATCGTGCATGTGCGTAGGCGCGCTGAGCTCGCGGGCGCCTTGAAGACCGGCCGCGTCGACGCGGCTCTCTGCGACCTCTCGCCGTTTGGCGCGGACGTGCACGGCGCGCTCGACGAGATCCGCGAGACGAACCCTTCGGTGCGGATCGTCCTCATCTCGGGCAACGTGCGTGACCTGTCGGGTTTGCCCGCGTCCTTCGAGGTCAAGGCCGTGCGCAAGCCCTTCGAGATCGGCGAGATTGTCGCAGTGCTCACGGCATGA
- a CDS encoding MYXO-CTERM sorting domain-containing protein, producing the protein MRFFSSFSASLMVLALGGTAFAASGPRTLLEVGAFSPAAQKPLVAAKDAEPQALEASARTILAERAPWSQSLSLGTARDATLRDGRRIVKMPQMHQGVPVLHRGATVSFGENGVARIVAARLAEDLPASVVPALSAEDVAEKASKSSGVDMDPKKAQLVIWPSGGGNVLAWHFYTPGLTIPYAPVVVVDAQTGDIVARYNAAVSMHQANVFPSNPVKSPQTETVTLNLPDGATKLSSPLVVARNCIDMKTTKNIMGINIHTCELVQTVTAAQGTLDFTSTTPAEDTALEDPFSELHIYAHTDIAYRFFRAFKSDFLVQQGPLDAVANLRMPDGLFGGNPANIGNPNVPLVPFQNAFFSPPESLGALFDISGGAMMFGQGPVKDYAYDGDVIYHEFTHAVVNATIQLVGTPHRDAYGIVFSPGGMNEGLADYFSSAITGDPDVGEYAVLDADPSGKAIRSLAAPDACPTAIAGESHQDATLFSGALWDVRKGLTEVQKPELDLAVFAAMEAAPSGDLHYHDMADLILAQIKTSSLGDAVAAQLEAAFTTRGILPECKRILEFTGSTMEGPLPVGTAGGTVGVWFAPSVGAANIGSNQQGYVPGVVQVRVPLPENTESLTIDFDGATTGSSSPFGGGSFAPKVLVRYGEEPLQFTYGPFKPTADTVVLTPDGGGSQGINAYNTTAMVPAGMKTAYVMIANAGEGDGLFTNLTFTPVQSSGVGGAGGAGGAGGAGGAGGSGGSGAGGNPATPPVTDPDGCGCAVPGSSSVPAGASLAAFAAVAALFARRRRQS; encoded by the coding sequence ATGCGCTTTTTCTCCTCCTTCTCGGCAAGCTTGATGGTCCTCGCGCTCGGCGGGACGGCGTTCGCCGCCTCCGGGCCGCGTACACTGCTCGAGGTGGGCGCGTTCTCGCCCGCCGCGCAGAAGCCGCTCGTCGCGGCCAAGGATGCGGAGCCCCAGGCGCTCGAAGCCTCGGCGCGTACCATCCTCGCGGAGCGCGCGCCCTGGTCGCAGAGCCTCTCGCTCGGCACCGCGCGTGATGCGACGCTGCGTGACGGCCGGCGCATCGTCAAGATGCCGCAGATGCACCAGGGCGTGCCCGTGCTTCACCGTGGCGCCACGGTCTCGTTCGGCGAGAACGGCGTCGCGCGGATCGTCGCGGCGCGCCTTGCCGAGGACCTGCCCGCGAGCGTCGTGCCCGCGCTGTCGGCCGAGGACGTCGCCGAAAAGGCCTCCAAATCGTCCGGCGTCGACATGGACCCCAAGAAGGCCCAGCTCGTGATTTGGCCTTCGGGCGGCGGCAATGTCCTCGCCTGGCATTTTTATACGCCGGGCCTCACCATTCCGTATGCGCCCGTCGTCGTCGTCGACGCGCAGACCGGCGACATCGTGGCGCGCTACAATGCCGCGGTCTCGATGCACCAGGCCAACGTGTTCCCCTCGAACCCCGTCAAATCTCCGCAAACGGAGACCGTCACGCTGAATTTGCCGGACGGGGCCACCAAACTCTCGAGTCCCCTCGTCGTCGCGCGCAATTGCATCGACATGAAGACGACGAAGAACATCATGGGTATCAACATCCACACCTGTGAGCTCGTGCAGACGGTGACGGCGGCCCAGGGAACGCTCGATTTCACGTCGACGACGCCGGCCGAGGACACGGCGTTGGAGGATCCGTTCTCGGAGCTGCACATCTATGCGCACACCGATATCGCATACCGGTTTTTCCGGGCCTTCAAGTCCGATTTCCTCGTCCAGCAGGGCCCGCTCGACGCGGTCGCGAACCTCCGTATGCCCGACGGCCTCTTCGGCGGCAACCCGGCCAACATCGGCAATCCCAACGTTCCCCTCGTTCCTTTCCAGAACGCCTTCTTTTCGCCGCCGGAGTCCTTGGGCGCGCTCTTCGACATCTCGGGCGGCGCCATGATGTTCGGCCAGGGCCCGGTCAAGGATTACGCGTACGACGGCGACGTCATTTACCACGAGTTCACGCACGCCGTCGTCAATGCGACGATCCAGCTCGTTGGCACCCCGCACCGCGATGCGTACGGCATCGTCTTCTCGCCGGGCGGCATGAACGAAGGCCTCGCCGATTACTTCTCGTCGGCCATCACGGGTGACCCCGACGTCGGCGAATATGCCGTCCTCGACGCCGATCCGAGCGGCAAGGCCATTCGCAGCCTCGCGGCCCCCGACGCTTGCCCCACGGCCATCGCCGGCGAGTCCCACCAGGACGCGACCCTCTTCTCCGGCGCGCTCTGGGACGTCCGCAAGGGTTTGACCGAGGTCCAGAAGCCCGAACTCGACCTCGCCGTCTTCGCCGCGATGGAGGCCGCGCCCTCGGGTGACCTCCATTATCACGACATGGCGGACCTCATCCTCGCGCAGATCAAAACCTCCTCGCTCGGCGACGCCGTCGCCGCCCAGCTCGAGGCGGCGTTCACCACGCGCGGCATCCTGCCCGAGTGCAAGCGCATCCTCGAATTCACGGGTTCCACGATGGAGGGCCCGCTCCCCGTGGGCACGGCCGGCGGCACCGTTGGCGTCTGGTTCGCGCCGAGCGTGGGTGCGGCGAACATCGGCTCGAACCAGCAAGGCTACGTGCCCGGCGTCGTCCAGGTCCGCGTTCCCCTGCCCGAGAACACCGAATCGCTCACCATCGATTTCGACGGCGCGACCACGGGCAGCAGCTCTCCGTTCGGCGGCGGCAGCTTCGCGCCCAAGGTCCTCGTCCGCTACGGCGAGGAGCCTCTCCAGTTCACGTATGGGCCCTTCAAGCCCACGGCCGACACCGTCGTCCTCACGCCCGACGGCGGCGGTTCGCAGGGCATCAATGCCTACAACACCACCGCGATGGTCCCGGCCGGCATGAAGACCGCTTACGTGATGATCGCCAATGCTGGCGAGGGCGACGGCCTCTTCACGAACCTGACGTTCACCCCGGTCCAATCGTCCGGCGTGGGCGGCGCGGGTGGCGCCGGTGGCGCCGGTGGTGCCGGTGGCGCGGGCGGCTCGGGCGGCTCGGGCGCGGGTGGCAACCCGGCCACCCCGCCCGTCACGGACCCGGACGGCTGCGGCTGCGCCGTCCCCGGCTCCTCCAGCGTCCCCGCGGGCGCTTCGCTCGCCGCCTTCGCGGCCGTCGCGGCCCTCTTCGCGCGTCGCCGCCGGCAGAGCTGA
- a CDS encoding HAD family hydrolase — MSRFSPRALIFDMDGLLVDSEPLWHHVERAFARARGGEWTDEMALACTGQGIGRIVHIMGEHIGFEVDEARDVAELEDRFLAHVESLSLKPFARAFLDEARGRLPIGLASSSPRRLIDASLKRFGLTDHFDVTVSGQEVPKAKPWPDVYLRAAERLSVGAEGCLALEDSKNGVRAAKAAGMAVIAVPEGDGAAFEEIADVVVRSLEEARALVRLP, encoded by the coding sequence ATGAGCCGTTTCTCGCCGCGCGCGTTGATCTTCGACATGGATGGGCTGCTCGTCGACTCGGAGCCGCTCTGGCACCACGTGGAGCGCGCATTTGCACGCGCGCGCGGGGGCGAGTGGACCGACGAGATGGCGCTCGCCTGCACGGGGCAGGGAATCGGGCGGATCGTGCACATCATGGGGGAGCACATCGGCTTCGAAGTGGACGAGGCGCGCGACGTGGCCGAGCTGGAGGATCGCTTCCTCGCCCACGTGGAGAGTCTTTCCCTCAAGCCGTTCGCCCGCGCGTTCCTGGACGAGGCGCGGGGGCGATTGCCGATCGGGCTCGCGTCGTCGTCGCCGCGGCGGCTCATCGACGCGAGCCTGAAAAGGTTTGGCCTGACGGACCATTTCGACGTGACGGTGTCCGGGCAGGAGGTGCCGAAGGCGAAGCCGTGGCCGGATGTGTATCTGCGCGCGGCGGAGCGGCTGTCGGTCGGGGCCGAGGGGTGTCTCGCGCTGGAGGATTCGAAGAACGGCGTGCGGGCCGCGAAGGCCGCGGGGATGGCGGTGATCGCGGTGCCCGAGGGGGATGGGGCCGCGTTCGAGGAGATCGCGGACGTGGTGGTGAGGAGCTTGGAAGAGGCGCGGGCGCTCGTGCGGTTGCCGTAG
- a CDS encoding serine/threonine protein kinase: protein MGSVSAAQSLADKEPVSVGKYKLIANLGRGGMADVFLAVVAGPLGVNKLQVVKRLRAEFAEDPERREMFLDEARIATRLNHPNVVQTFEVHADNDVYFITMEYLEGAPLNRLINRSSRTKTPPPPGVLLRILADVLAGLHYAHELADYDGKPLNIVHRDVSPHNVIVSYDGQAKLLDFGIAKADVRLMETRTGIMKGKLGYMAPEQVRCRPLDRRADVFVAGIVLWEMLAGRKMWDKAADMEVLHKLATGEMEPIESVRPDVPPALAKICAKALAYDPAERYATAAEMRAAILGYLDGAGLRVTPEDIGKYVTSVYADKRTEIRKIIERQIAKLRQSEAASPSAEDAPASSMRVLRGDTAHGGSEPGVGASLPNLRSMPPSMEAPDALAPEIPPPPSLPSTGAIEPPPVTPTLDRNPGPKTEPPAARTKERAPVEAPADLVEAAPESSGGSDRVRLLVTLVVVLAAAVGAFVALRFRQTHSPPAPPAAVGTSDVGPKQPGSGPVTPAATTTAPK from the coding sequence ATGGGCTCTGTGTCTGCCGCGCAGAGCCTAGCCGATAAGGAGCCGGTGAGCGTCGGCAAGTACAAGCTGATCGCGAACCTCGGCCGTGGAGGCATGGCCGACGTGTTCCTCGCCGTGGTCGCGGGGCCTCTCGGCGTGAACAAGCTGCAGGTCGTGAAGCGGCTGCGCGCCGAGTTCGCCGAGGATCCCGAGCGCCGGGAGATGTTCCTCGACGAGGCGCGGATCGCGACGCGCCTCAATCACCCGAACGTGGTGCAGACGTTCGAGGTGCACGCGGACAACGACGTGTACTTCATCACGATGGAGTACCTCGAAGGCGCGCCGCTGAACCGGCTGATCAACCGGTCCTCGCGGACGAAGACGCCGCCGCCGCCCGGGGTGCTGCTCAGGATCCTCGCCGACGTGCTCGCAGGGCTGCACTACGCGCACGAGCTCGCCGATTACGACGGCAAGCCCTTGAACATCGTCCACCGCGACGTGAGCCCGCACAACGTGATCGTCTCGTACGACGGTCAGGCCAAGCTGCTCGATTTCGGGATCGCGAAGGCCGACGTGCGTCTGATGGAGACACGCACGGGCATCATGAAAGGCAAGCTCGGGTACATGGCGCCCGAGCAGGTGCGTTGCAGGCCGCTCGATCGGCGCGCCGACGTGTTCGTCGCAGGGATCGTGCTGTGGGAAATGCTCGCCGGCCGGAAGATGTGGGACAAGGCCGCCGACATGGAGGTGCTCCACAAGCTGGCGACCGGCGAGATGGAGCCGATCGAGTCGGTTCGTCCCGACGTACCCCCGGCGCTCGCGAAGATCTGCGCGAAGGCGCTGGCGTACGATCCAGCGGAACGATATGCGACCGCGGCCGAGATGCGCGCGGCGATCCTCGGCTACCTCGACGGCGCGGGGCTGCGCGTGACGCCGGAGGACATCGGCAAATACGTCACGTCGGTCTACGCGGACAAACGCACCGAGATCCGGAAGATCATCGAGCGGCAGATCGCGAAGCTGCGGCAGAGCGAGGCGGCGTCGCCGTCGGCCGAGGACGCGCCCGCGTCGTCGATGCGCGTGCTGCGCGGGGATACGGCGCACGGCGGGAGCGAGCCGGGCGTGGGGGCGAGTCTGCCGAACCTGCGCAGCATGCCGCCGTCGATGGAGGCGCCCGACGCGCTCGCGCCGGAGATCCCGCCGCCCCCGAGCCTGCCGTCCACGGGGGCGATCGAGCCGCCGCCGGTGACGCCGACGCTCGACCGGAACCCTGGGCCAAAGACCGAGCCACCCGCGGCGCGGACGAAGGAACGAGCGCCCGTCGAGGCGCCGGCGGATCTGGTCGAGGCGGCGCCCGAGTCGTCGGGAGGGTCGGACCGCGTTCGCCTGCTCGTGACGCTCGTGGTGGTGCTCGCCGCAGCGGTGGGCGCGTTCGTGGCCCTTCGGTTCCGACAAACCCATTCGCCGCCGGCGCCGCCCGCGGCCGTGGGGACGTCGGACGTGGGTCCGAAGCAGCCTGGCTCCGGGCCGGTCACGCCGGCGGCGACGACGACCGCCCCGAAGTGA
- a CDS encoding NAD(P)-binding domain-containing protein, producing the protein MTERQTPSVGVVGGGPWGQALATAARRTGAEVVLHSRRDQAGGLGAQLRSSERSPQASTADPGLHVTVDYAEVAKARLVVIAVPSSVARSVLRALGDYLGGQHLVVHGVRGLGVEGLETVSDLVREETPARRLGALGGPVQAGELIEGRPSAMVIGSRFPEVIAAATRAFQGPSLRVYGTNDLRGLEWASALVGCLSIGVGYAEEAGAGPGLLAALISRGVDEAARLMAAAGCEERTMLGLGGYGDLLASIALEDRPEVVLGKALARKVPLDQAITMAKLRVEAIPLIPRIVRFAEERRVDANTFRALSEILAGGRPQAMLDRMFAG; encoded by the coding sequence GTGACAGAACGTCAGACGCCGAGCGTGGGGGTCGTGGGCGGAGGGCCCTGGGGGCAAGCGCTCGCGACGGCGGCGCGCCGGACAGGCGCCGAGGTCGTGCTGCACTCGCGGCGAGATCAGGCGGGGGGTTTGGGGGCGCAGCTCCGCTCGTCGGAGCGTAGCCCTCAAGCGTCGACCGCCGATCCAGGCCTGCACGTGACGGTCGATTACGCGGAGGTCGCGAAGGCGCGGCTCGTGGTGATCGCGGTGCCCTCGTCGGTCGCGCGGAGCGTGCTCCGGGCGCTCGGGGATTACCTCGGCGGTCAGCACCTCGTGGTGCACGGGGTGCGCGGGCTCGGGGTCGAGGGGCTGGAGACGGTGAGTGATCTCGTGCGCGAGGAGACGCCCGCGCGGCGCCTCGGCGCGCTCGGGGGGCCGGTGCAGGCCGGCGAGCTCATCGAGGGGCGGCCGTCGGCGATGGTGATCGGGTCGCGGTTCCCCGAGGTGATCGCGGCCGCGACACGGGCGTTCCAGGGCCCGAGCCTCCGGGTGTACGGGACAAACGATCTGCGCGGGCTCGAGTGGGCGTCGGCGCTCGTCGGTTGTCTGTCGATCGGCGTCGGCTACGCGGAGGAGGCAGGCGCAGGGCCGGGGCTTTTGGCGGCGCTGATCTCGCGCGGGGTCGACGAGGCGGCGCGGCTGATGGCCGCCGCGGGCTGCGAGGAGCGGACGATGCTCGGGCTCGGCGGGTACGGTGATCTGCTCGCGTCGATCGCGCTCGAAGACCGGCCGGAGGTGGTGCTCGGCAAGGCGCTCGCGCGGAAGGTGCCGCTCGATCAGGCGATCACGATGGCGAAGCTCCGGGTGGAGGCGATCCCGCTGATCCCGCGGATCGTGCGGTTCGCGGAGGAGCGCCGGGTCGACGCGAACACGTTCCGGGCGCTGTCGGAGATCCTCGCTGGCGGGCGCCCGCAGGCCATGCTGGATCGCATGTTCGCAGGTTAA
- a CDS encoding 1-acyl-sn-glycerol-3-phosphate acyltransferase, which translates to MQDDAPIFGFNAAREDIVRTVVSRVVLSTKDPLLALNDAAYHETKRLEASKRGPEEQKELAEWQRLARALGRMPDGERREKLASIVEHVGWDVAGNFDPRVFKVSSKLLPPIVTYLLAPRTLVRLARDPKQLVSLSALDDKVRVEGPVEELRELSRQGTAVYVPTHLSNMDSIVFGYALERAGLPPATYGAGKNLFTNPVLSFFMHNLGAYRVDRRIRHNLYKDVLKTYSCVLLERGYHSLFFPGGTRSRSGGVERRLKLGLMGTAIEAYARTLIANRERRVYFVPATINYLITLEAETLIADFLAEAGKGRFIIEDDESSRVGRVTAFMRKMFDMQGAVVIRFGKPIDPFGNMVDERCRSFDRRGREVDPASYVKDEGGRVTLDPVRDAQYTRELGDEICKAYLRDTVVLETHVVAAASFERLRRASPASDLFTVLRQRDVVVVPRDDLAKDVVKLRDRLVELADRGEIVVGGFLRTASGGDIVERALRAFAGYHASPVLASRPEGLAIMDTNLLFYYQNRLAAHGMAWDVIAPPGMPPARPPVFAKPAAQEAAQGGLS; encoded by the coding sequence ATGCAGGACGACGCTCCCATCTTCGGGTTCAACGCGGCGCGGGAAGACATCGTGCGGACCGTGGTCTCACGCGTCGTGCTCTCCACGAAAGACCCGCTGCTCGCGCTGAACGACGCGGCCTACCACGAGACGAAGCGCCTCGAGGCCAGCAAGCGCGGGCCCGAGGAGCAGAAGGAGCTCGCCGAGTGGCAAAGGCTCGCCCGCGCCCTCGGCCGCATGCCCGACGGCGAGCGGCGCGAGAAGCTCGCCTCCATCGTCGAGCACGTCGGCTGGGACGTCGCAGGGAACTTCGATCCACGCGTGTTCAAGGTGTCGTCGAAGCTCCTGCCCCCGATCGTGACGTACCTGCTCGCGCCGCGGACGCTCGTGCGCTTGGCCCGCGATCCGAAGCAGCTCGTGAGCCTGTCGGCGCTCGACGACAAGGTGCGCGTCGAGGGGCCGGTCGAGGAGCTGCGTGAGCTTTCGCGGCAAGGGACGGCGGTGTACGTCCCGACGCACCTGTCGAACATGGATTCGATCGTGTTCGGCTACGCGCTCGAGCGCGCCGGGCTGCCGCCCGCGACCTACGGCGCAGGCAAGAACCTGTTCACGAACCCCGTGCTGTCGTTCTTCATGCACAACCTCGGCGCTTACCGCGTCGACCGGCGGATCCGGCACAACCTCTACAAGGACGTGCTGAAGACGTACTCGTGCGTGCTGCTCGAGCGCGGCTACCACTCGCTGTTTTTCCCGGGCGGGACACGTTCGCGCTCGGGCGGCGTCGAGCGGCGGCTGAAGCTCGGGCTCATGGGCACGGCGATCGAGGCGTACGCGCGGACGTTGATCGCGAACCGGGAGCGGCGCGTGTACTTCGTGCCCGCCACGATCAACTACCTCATCACGCTGGAGGCCGAGACGCTGATCGCGGACTTCCTCGCCGAGGCCGGCAAGGGGCGCTTCATCATCGAGGACGACGAGTCGTCGCGCGTCGGTCGCGTGACCGCGTTCATGCGCAAGATGTTCGACATGCAAGGCGCCGTGGTGATCCGCTTCGGCAAACCCATCGATCCCTTCGGCAACATGGTCGACGAGCGCTGCCGGTCGTTCGATCGGCGCGGGCGCGAGGTCGATCCCGCGAGCTACGTGAAGGACGAAGGCGGGCGCGTGACGCTCGATCCCGTGCGCGACGCGCAGTACACGCGCGAGCTCGGCGACGAGATCTGCAAGGCCTACCTGCGCGACACGGTGGTGCTGGAGACGCACGTGGTCGCGGCCGCGAGCTTCGAACGGCTGCGGCGCGCCTCGCCCGCCTCGGATCTCTTCACGGTGCTCCGGCAGCGCGACGTCGTCGTGGTGCCGCGCGACGATCTCGCCAAGGACGTGGTGAAGCTCCGGGATCGGCTGGTGGAGCTCGCGGATCGCGGCGAGATCGTGGTCGGCGGGTTTCTACGGACCGCCTCGGGCGGCGACATCGTGGAGCGGGCGCTGCGGGCCTTCGCGGGCTACCACGCCTCGCCCGTGCTCGCGTCACGGCCGGAGGGGCTCGCGATCATGGACACGAATCTATTGTTTTATTACCAGAACCGGCTCGCGGCCCACGGGATGGCCTGGGACGTCATCGCGCCGCCGGGCATGCCGCCGGCGCGGCCGCCGGTCTTCGCCAAACCCGCGGCGCAGGAGGCGGCGCAGGGAGGTTTGTCGTGA
- a CDS encoding class I SAM-dependent methyltransferase: protein MGSQYDTLAAITNLTAELPLRKYYEEYTFFQALGDIKGRSVLDVACGTGLYSRRFQQRGAARVVGIDNSEGMIDYARHLEASQPLGIEYHVLDAASARGLGTFDVVAATYLLHYAPTREVLRDMCASLFASLAPGGRLVSICMSPGIELADASYYRKYSFEVASHGEGDGDVATLTSVAPGLPFTIAAHHWSRATYEEALRGAGLREIVWHPPQIAPEGITALGTEFWAEYLRRPHAEVFSCVK, encoded by the coding sequence ATGGGTAGCCAATACGACACACTCGCAGCGATCACGAACCTCACGGCCGAACTGCCATTGCGAAAGTATTACGAGGAGTACACGTTCTTCCAGGCGCTCGGCGACATCAAGGGCCGCTCGGTGCTCGACGTCGCCTGCGGCACGGGGCTCTACAGCCGTCGATTCCAGCAGCGCGGCGCGGCGCGTGTCGTGGGCATCGACAACTCCGAGGGCATGATCGACTATGCGCGCCACCTCGAAGCGTCGCAGCCGCTCGGCATCGAGTACCACGTGCTCGACGCCGCGAGCGCCCGCGGCCTCGGCACCTTCGACGTCGTCGCCGCGACCTACCTCCTGCATTACGCGCCGACGCGGGAGGTGCTGCGCGACATGTGCGCGAGCCTGTTCGCCTCCCTCGCGCCGGGCGGCCGACTCGTGTCCATTTGCATGAGCCCCGGCATCGAGCTCGCGGACGCCTCGTATTATCGGAAATACAGCTTCGAAGTGGCGTCGCACGGCGAGGGAGACGGCGACGTCGCCACCCTGACGAGCGTCGCGCCGGGGCTGCCGTTCACGATCGCCGCGCATCACTGGAGCCGCGCCACCTACGAGGAAGCCCTGCGGGGAGCCGGCTTGCGCGAGATCGTCTGGCACCCGCCGCAGATCGCCCCGGAGGGGATCACGGCGCTCGGGACCGAATTCTGGGCCGAATACCTCCGCCGCCCGCACGCCGAAGTTTTTTCTTGCGTGAAGTGA
- a CDS encoding DUF5985 family protein — MIQLLSGVFVGMALAVSLFFLRFWRKSRERLFALLSLVFALLSVERSVLAFVRGDYESRHWIFLVRLLAFAILIAGIVDKNRRQPRRFAVRPR, encoded by the coding sequence GTGATCCAGCTTCTCTCAGGCGTGTTCGTGGGCATGGCCCTGGCCGTCAGCCTGTTTTTCCTTCGATTCTGGCGAAAGAGCCGCGAGCGGCTGTTCGCGCTGCTCTCGCTGGTCTTCGCGCTCCTCTCCGTCGAGCGCTCGGTCCTCGCGTTCGTGCGCGGGGACTACGAAAGCAGGCATTGGATCTTTCTCGTGCGGCTCCTGGCGTTCGCAATCCTCATCGCGGGCATCGTCGACAAGAACCGGCGCCAGCCCCGCCGGTTCGCGGTGCGCCCGCGTTGA
- a CDS encoding DUF5985 family protein, translating into MAETVYALCLLTSLVCAALLLKNYRHTRLRLILWTGLSFSAMALNNLLLLTDLLIGPLADLSIPRVVTAVIAVGLLLYGMITEVT; encoded by the coding sequence ATGGCTGAGACCGTTTATGCGCTCTGCCTGCTGACCAGCCTGGTCTGCGCGGCGCTTTTGCTCAAGAACTACCGACATACCCGCCTGCGGCTCATTCTGTGGACGGGCCTCAGTTTCTCCGCGATGGCCCTGAACAACCTGCTGCTCCTCACCGATCTCCTGATCGGGCCGCTCGCCGATCTGTCGATCCCGCGCGTCGTGACCGCGGTCATCGCAGTAGGTCTCCTCCTGTACGGGATGATCACGGAGGTCACGTGA
- a CDS encoding winged helix-turn-helix domain-containing protein: MAEERRLPDEVARFIADHITSVEQLEILLLLRGAPDDEWTARGICEALRTSEQSVIRRLADLEASGLVTSRPGSKVLVYRYAPATPSLDEGVAQLSAAYTELRYKVLESIFSNPISDLHVYAEGFRFRKDRDG; encoded by the coding sequence TTGGCCGAAGAGCGGCGATTACCCGACGAGGTCGCGCGGTTCATCGCCGACCACATCACTTCGGTGGAGCAGCTGGAGATTCTGCTCCTCCTGCGCGGCGCGCCGGACGACGAGTGGACCGCCCGCGGGATCTGCGAGGCGCTCCGCACGAGCGAGCAATCGGTCATCCGCCGTCTCGCGGATCTGGAGGCGAGCGGGCTCGTCACGTCGCGCCCCGGCTCCAAGGTGCTCGTCTACAGGTACGCCCCCGCGACGCCCTCGCTCGACGAGGGCGTCGCGCAGTTATCGGCGGCGTACACGGAGCTCCGTTACAAGGTGCTTGAGAGCATTTTTTCGAACCCGATCTCCGACCTGCACGTGTACGCCGAGGGGTTCCGGTTCAGAAAGGATCGGGATGGCTGA